A genomic window from Pecten maximus chromosome 6, xPecMax1.1, whole genome shotgun sequence includes:
- the LOC117330181 gene encoding keratin-associated protein 10-6-like, whose amino-acid sequence MLRSLRLSRGDQARSNSHLSPRKTSGPLQTTLVIRTEHVWNKPHIKCPGCCLTSSTRLSSHVKRPAVVSHQVPGCCLASSARLLSHIEYPAVVSLQAPGCCLASSTRLLSRVKRPAVVSHQVPGCCLTSSTRLLSRFKRPAVVSHRVPGCCLTSSTRLLSRIKYPAVVSRQAPGCCLASSTRLLSHIKYPAVVSHRVPGCCLTSSTRLLSHIKFPAVVSLQAPGCCLIIITRLLSRIKCPAVVSHQVPGCCLASSTRLLSHIKCPAVVSHQVPGCCLTSNARLLSYIKCPAVVSHQVPGCCLASSARLLSHIKYPAVVSHQVPGCCLASSTRLLSPVKRPAVVSHRVPGCCLASSARLLSHNNYQAVVSHQVPGCCLTSSARLLSRIKYPAVVSHQVPSCCLASSTRLLSYIKCPAVVSHQVPGCCLAVSLLYDKLTQA is encoded by the coding sequence ATGTTAAGGTCTTTAAGATTATCTCGAGGTGACCAGGCGCGAAGCAATAGTCACTTAAGTCCTCGGAAAACAAGTGGTCCCCTCCAAACGACACTTGTAATAAGGACGGAACATGTCTGGAACAAACCTCACATTAAGTGCCCCGGCTGTTGTCTCACATCAAGTACCCGGCTGTCGTCTCACGTCAAGCGCCCGGCTGTTGTCTCGCATCAAGTACCCGGCTGTTGTCTCGCGTCAAGCGCCCGGCTGTTGTCTCACATCGAGTACCCGGCTGTTGTCTCGCTTCAAGCGCCCGGCTGTTGTCTCGCATCAAGTACCCGGCTGTTGTCTCGCGTCAAGCGCCCGGCTGTTGTCTCGCATCAAGTACCCGGCTGTTGTCTCACATCGAGTACCCGTCTGTTGTCTCGCTTCAAGCGCCCGGCTGTTGTCTCACATCGAGTACCCGGCTGTTGTCTCACATCGAGTACCCGGCTGTTGTCTCGCATCAAGTACCCGGCTGTTGTCTCGCGTCAAGCGCCCGGCTGTTGTCTCGCATCAAGTACCCGGCTGTTGTCTCACATCAAGTACCCGGCTGTTGTCTCACATCGAGTACCCGGCTGTTGTCTCACATCGAGTACCCGGCTGTTGTCTCACATCAAGTTCCCGGCTGTTGTCTCGCTTCAAGCGCCCGGCTGTTGTCTCATAATAATTACCAGGCTGTTGTCTCGCATCAAGTGCCCGGCTGTTGTCTCACATCAAGTGCCCGGCTGTTGTCTCGCATCAAGTACCCGGCTGTTGTCTCACATCAAGTGCCCAGCTGTTGTCTCGCATCAAGTACCCGGCTGTTGTCTCACATCAAATGCCCGGCTGTTGTCTTACATCAAGTGCCCGGCTGTTGTCTCGCATCAAGTACCCGGCTGTTGTCTCGCGTCAAGCGCACGGCTGTTGTCTCACATCAAGTACCCGGCTGTTGTCTCGCATCAAGTGCCCGGCTGTTGTCTCGCATCAAGTACCCGGCTGTTGTCTCCCGTCAAGCGCCCGGCTGTTGTCTCACATCGAGTACCCGGCTGTTGTCTCGCTTCAAGCGCCCGGCTGTTGTCTCACAATAATTACCAGGCTGTTGTCTCGCATCAAGTACCCGGCTGTTGTCTCACATCAAGTGCCCGGCTGTTGTCTCGCATCAAGTACCCGGCTGTTGTCTCACATCAAGTGCCCAGCTGTTGTCTCGCATCAAGTACCCGGCTGTTGTCTTACATCAAGTGCCCGGCTGTTGTCTCACATCAAGTGCCCGGCTGTTGTCTCGCAGTCTCGCTTTTGTATGACAAACTTACACAGGCTTGA